TCCACGAGGCGCGTTTCGCCGCGCTCGCCCCGGACTTCGACCGGGAGCGTTTCGTTCCGGAACCGGCCGTCGCGCCGGGCGGCGACCGCCTTGCGGTGGCTGGCTTCGGCGAAACGGTCCATCTCCTCGCGGCTCACGCGGAAGCGCTCGGCCACGGCCTCGCACGACGAGCCCATGAGGAAGTCATGATACACGTCCCACAGGCCGTCGTGGATCAGGGAGTCGACGATCCGCCCATGTCCGAGCCGCGTGCCCCGCCGGGCGTCCGGGAGGAGATAGGGGGCGTTCGACATGCTCTCCATGCCGCCGGCCACGACGAGGTCGGCCTGGCCGGCGCGGATCGCCTGAGCGCCGAAGAGGATCGCCTGCAGGCCGGAGCCGCAGACCTTGTTGACCGTGACCGCGGAGACGGCGGGAGGGAGCCCCGCCCCGAGCGCGGCCTGCCGCGCGGGATTCTGGCCGAGCCCGGCCTGAAGAACGCAGCCCAGGAGGACTTCCTCGACGGCCTCGGCCGGGACGCGGGCCCGGGCCACGGCCTCGCGCACGACGCGCGCGCCGAGCTCCGGGGCCTTGAGCGCGCTCAGCGCCCCCACGAATTTGCCGATCGGAGTGCGGACCGCCGAGAGGATCCAGACCTCGGACATGAAAGCATTGTCGGACAGGGTCGGCGGCCCGTCAATAGCCCCGGCCGGCCGCGCGCTCGGTGATCTTCCGGATGGAGATCTGAAGAAGAAGCTCGTTGAGCAGACGGTCCATGTGGTCGTCGTGGGGCAGCTTGAGCCCCTTGTTGATCCATTCGAGGGCCGTGGGGTACGAAAGCTCCACCGCCCACAGGCGGCCCAGTCGATAGTAGGTCTTGACGAGGATCTGGTCGGCCTTCTGCTCCAGCTCCCGCGCGCGCTTGACCGTCTCGGGATCGGGCGATTTCGCCAGGAACTCCAGGAGCCGCTTGGCTTCCAGAAGCTTGGCCTCGGCCGACTTCCAGGCGCGGTCGGCGCGGGTATGGTTCTTGGGCTCGTGATCGAGCGCCTCGAGCCACAGTTTCTGGGCCTCTTCGGCGAGCTCCGCGGCTCGGGCGAGGATCTGGCGCTCCTGCTCCTCGCGCGCCCGTTCCTTGGCGCGCTCCTTCTCCTGCGCCTGGGCCTGGAGCATCCGCCGCTTTTCCTCGTTCTCGCGGGCGATCTCCTCGGCCATCTTGGCGTCGAGCTGCCGCGCCTCCTCCGCATAGGGCGTGTCCGCGTAACGGTCCAGGACCGCCCGGAGGAGATCCTTGGCGGCCTCGTAATTCTTGGCCAGGTGGAGCTTCTTGGCCTCCTCGAGCTTTCCCCGCGCGTCCTGGGTGCGGGCCTCCTCGCGGCGCCTGCGGGACTTTTCCGCGAGGGTCGGATCCAGCCGCTCGGCCTCCTCGAACTCCCGCACGGCCATGGAATAAAGGCCGTTCGCCAGGCAGAACTCCCCGAGCTCGTATCGGGCGGCGCCGCTCGACTTGTCGATCCGGTCGAGCCGGATCCGGTAGACGGAATAGGGCATGAGCTCCCGGACGTGGAACCGGCGCGGCTCCCGGTCGCCGGCCGCGAAAAACTCGATGACGTCGCCTTCGATCTTCACGACGCGGCCCACGAGGATCGCGCCGTCCCGTTTCTGAAGGACGTCGTCGGGCCGCTTGGAATCCTGGACGGGAAAAGACGCCGCGAAGGTCGCCAGGAGGACGCCGAGCGCAGAAGGCATGGTCCGCTCCCCAATGTGGAGAACTCTCGCCCCCCCTATATAACTACACGTGCCGCCGGAAGGTTCCCCTGCGGCGTTCCAAAAACGCTCTCCCGGCGGCGGCGGGGCCGATGTTAGAATCGGCGCATGGCGCGCATCGTCTCCGTGGCCACGGCGCTTCCCTCGCACGTCCTCCGCCAGGACGAGGCTCGCCGCCGATGCGAGGAAGTCTACGGGGAGCGGGAGGAACTTGCGCGGCTGCTGAGCCTCTTCGAGCGATCCGGGGTCGAGCGTCGGCACTTCGCCTTTCCTCCGGAGTACCACCTGGCCGGGCGGTCGTTCGAGGAGCGCAATGACGACTTCGTGCGCGGAGCCGTGGACCTGGCGGAGCGGGCCGCCCGCGAATGCCTGCGGCGCGCGGGGGTTGAGCCGAAGGAGGTGGATCAGCTTTTTCTCGTCACCACGACCGGGCTGGCGACGCCGAGCCTGGATGCGCTTCTGGCGGGGCGGCTGGGGCTTCGGCCGGACGTCCGCCGGTCGCCCCTGTTCGGGCTGGGTTGCGCCGGCGGGGCGGGGGCGCTCATTCGCGCGGACGAGATCCTGAAGGCGGAGCCCGCCCGGCGTGCGCTCGTCGTGGCGGTGGAGCTGGCGGGGCAGGTGTTTTCTCCCAGGGCGGACCGGCCCGTGGACGTGGTGGGGGCGGCGCTTTTCGGGGACGGTGCGGCGGCGGTGCTTCTTCAAGGAGCGGGCGGCGGGCCGCGCATCCGGGCGGCCCGTTCGATGCTGTTCGAGGGGACGGAGCGCCTCATGGGCTGGCGCTTCACGTCGGACGGGATGAGGCTCGTTCTGTCCCCGGAGGTGACCGACCTGGTGCGGCACCGCTTCGGACCGGCGGTCGGAGATCTCCTGGCGGAGGCGGGCTGGACGCGGGGCGACGTCGGCTATTGGATTCTCCATCCGGGCGGACGCAAAATTCTGGAGGCGTATCGGGAGGCCTTGGACCTTTCCGAGGAGGCGCTCGCCTGGTCGCGACGGTCTCTGGCCGAGGTGGGAAACCTCTCGAGCGCCGCGGTGCTTTTCGTCCTGGCGGACGTGATCGCGAAAGGCCGTCCCGGGCCGGGCGACCGGGGGGTTCTGGCGGCGCTGGGGCCGGGTTTCGGCGCGGAGCTTCTGGCGCTGGAGTGGAGCGCGTGATCTACGACGCGGTCGTCGTCGGGGGGAGCGTCGCGGGCGCGGCTGCGGCGATCGAGCTGGCGCGGCGGGGCGCCCGCGTGGCGCTCGTGGAAAAGGCGCGGTTTCCGCGTCCCAAGGCCTGCGGAGAGGGCCTTCTTCCGCACGGAGTCGCGGCGCTCGAGGCCCTGGGTCTGGAGGCTCCCGGGCCGAGGGTGCGGGGGATCCGCTTCGTTTCCCCCTCCGGCATCACGGCGGAGGCGGATTTCCCGGGCGGCCCGGGGCGTGTGGTCCGACGCGAACGGTTCGACGCGCTGATGTTCCGGGCGGCGGCCGCGACTCCCGGAGTGTCGGCCTTCGAGGGGACGCCGTACGATCCGGCGCGGTTTCGGGGGCGCTGGGTGGTGGGCGCGGACGGACTTCGCTCGCAGTTCCACCGGCGGCCCGAATTCGCCGCCGCGGCGCCGGCCGTGCGGCGGGCGGGCCTGACCGGCCATGTGAAGGGACTGGCCGTGGACCCCGACCGCGTGGAAGTGATTCTTCATGAGACGGGCGAGGTGTATCTGGCTCCCTCGGAGGGGGAGGAGGCGCTCGCGGCCTGCCTTTTCCGGAAGGGCTGCGCTCCGCCGGGCCGGTCGAACGAGGAGCGCCTGGTGCATGCGCTTCTCTCGCTCGAGGTGCTCGAGGGGAGAATCCGCGGGCTGGCGGTCGCGGGGCCGGTGCTGGCGGCGGCGCCGCTGGGATTGCGCGTGGGGGCGGCGGCGGCGGGGGAGACGCTTCTCGTGGGGGATGCGGCGGGCGCGCCGGATCCCGTGACGGGCGAGGGCATGTCGCTGGCGCTGCTTTCGGCGCGGGCGGCCGCGGAGGCGATCGTCGCGGGCCGGCCCGGGGAATACGAACGGACGCGCCGCCGGCTGGCCGCCGGATCGGAGTGGCTGGGCCGGTGGATGCTGCGCGTCGCCCGGTATCCTTCGGTGGCGGACCGCGTGATCGAGAATCTCGTCGGCGCGCCGGAGCTTTTCCGCAAGCTCCTGGCGATCGCCACCGGCGTCGCGCGGGAAGGGGACCTGACCCTCCTGGAACGGGCGCGGCTTCTCGTATGAAGCGCTCGCGGGAGCCGGAGCTTCTGGACCGGGAGACGCCGCCGCCCGACATGCTGCGGCGGGTGAACGGCTATCTGAGGTTCGTCAACCGTCGGCTGGGAGGGCTGGCGCCGTTCGTTCGTTTCTTCGAGCGGGTTCCGGGTCCCGTCACCGTTCTGGACGTGGGAGCCGGGAGCGGCGACCTGGCGCGGGACCTGGCGGAGCGGGTTCCCGGGGTGCGGCCGGTGGCGCTGGATCGTTCGGAGGCGATGCTCGCGCTGGGAGGGCGGGATCTCCCGCGGGTCCGGGGCGATGCGCGCCGGCTTCCCTTCCGGGATCGCGCGGTGGACTACGTGATTTCGAACCTTTTTCTCCATCACCTCTCGGAGGAGGAGGTCGTGGCGGTCCTGCGGGAGTGCGACCGCGTGGCCCGCCGGGGGATCGTGATGAACGATCTGCGGCGCGCGTGGGGCGGCTATTTCTGGATCCGGCTTTTCACGCTCGGGGCCAATCCGTACGTCAAGGTGGACGGGCCGCTTTCGGTGCGGCGCGCGTTCACGCCGGAGGAGGCGGAGGCGCTGGCGCGCCGGGCGGGGCTGGAGTGGCTGCGGGTGGAGCGAC
The Planctomycetota bacterium DNA segment above includes these coding regions:
- a CDS encoding thiolase family protein, which translates into the protein MSEVWILSAVRTPIGKFVGALSALKAPELGARVVREAVARARVPAEAVEEVLLGCVLQAGLGQNPARQAALGAGLPPAVSAVTVNKVCGSGLQAILFGAQAIRAGQADLVVAGGMESMSNAPYLLPDARRGTRLGHGRIVDSLIHDGLWDVYHDFLMGSSCEAVAERFRVSREEMDRFAEASHRKAVAARRDGRFRNETLPVEVRGERGETRLVEADEGPREDTRLEILAALKPAFREGGRVTAGNSSQISDGAAALVLASERAARAHGAAPLARLTGWASAGVEPRWVLVSTIDAVRRFDERNPWKAREADLVEINEAFAGSTVATIRELGLDPARVNVNGGAIALGHPIGASGARIVVTLLHALQDRGLRRGVAALCMGGGNGLAAGIERA
- a CDS encoding 3-oxoacyl-[acyl-carrier-protein] synthase III C-terminal domain-containing protein → MARIVSVATALPSHVLRQDEARRRCEEVYGEREELARLLSLFERSGVERRHFAFPPEYHLAGRSFEERNDDFVRGAVDLAERAARECLRRAGVEPKEVDQLFLVTTTGLATPSLDALLAGRLGLRPDVRRSPLFGLGCAGGAGALIRADEILKAEPARRALVVAVELAGQVFSPRADRPVDVVGAALFGDGAAAVLLQGAGGGPRIRAARSMLFEGTERLMGWRFTSDGMRLVLSPEVTDLVRHRFGPAVGDLLAEAGWTRGDVGYWILHPGGRKILEAYREALDLSEEALAWSRRSLAEVGNLSSAAVLFVLADVIAKGRPGPGDRGVLAALGPGFGAELLALEWSA
- a CDS encoding methyltransferase domain-containing protein, which produces MKRSREPELLDRETPPPDMLRRVNGYLRFVNRRLGGLAPFVRFFERVPGPVTVLDVGAGSGDLARDLAERVPGVRPVALDRSEAMLALGGRDLPRVRGDARRLPFRDRAVDYVISNLFLHHLSEEEVVAVLRECDRVARRGIVMNDLRRAWGGYFWIRLFTLGANPYVKVDGPLSVRRAFTPEEAEALARRAGLEWLRVERQPGYRWTLSGERT
- a CDS encoding FAD-dependent monooxygenase encodes the protein MIYDAVVVGGSVAGAAAAIELARRGARVALVEKARFPRPKACGEGLLPHGVAALEALGLEAPGPRVRGIRFVSPSGITAEADFPGGPGRVVRRERFDALMFRAAAATPGVSAFEGTPYDPARFRGRWVVGADGLRSQFHRRPEFAAAAPAVRRAGLTGHVKGLAVDPDRVEVILHETGEVYLAPSEGEEALAACLFRKGCAPPGRSNEERLVHALLSLEVLEGRIRGLAVAGPVLAAAPLGLRVGAAAAGETLLVGDAAGAPDPVTGEGMSLALLSARAAAEAIVAGRPGEYERTRRRLAAGSEWLGRWMLRVARYPSVADRVIENLVGAPELFRKLLAIATGVAREGDLTLLERARLLV